AAGCACCAGGCGGCCCTTCACCTTGTTTTCCACCAGGGGCCGCGGCAGATGATCGCGGAACCACGCCGCCGTGCGTTCAGGCGAGCTGTCCGCGGTGAAGCCACGCAGGCGCATGGGCATGCCGTTTACGCCCAGCTGTTCGCCGATGGGATACGGCTGGGCATCCGTTGGCAGGGGCACTTCCGGCCACGGTTCCGCCTTTGCGGAGGCCCAAGTACCGGTGCACAGCGCGAACATTGTGGCAAATGCGAAGACCAAGCACCGGCAACGCCATGCGCCGATGGCGGCGAGTATCGATGCGAACTTCATTGCTTGCGGTCCGCAGGTAGCTCGTCGCGCCAGAACTCGAGTTCGCCGAGATGCGGTTTCTTAATGCCAGGAAGTTCAACAATACTAACTGCAGCATCTGTTGCGATTTTTGCGTCTTTCAGAATCCTGCCGGGAAACAGCACCGGCTGATCAATGCGATTTTCCACTTGTACAGGACCGGTCGCCGTCCACGAATCAGGCAACACGGCCGAGTGGCGCGACACTGTCAGGTTGATGTTCTTAAAGCCTTCATAGGTGGAAGCAAAGCCGGGACCGATATCCTGCAGGTTGGCCAGCTTGACATGAACGTTCGCACGGTAGATACCCGATTTCAGGTCCAGCTGGTTGGCGGTCTTGAACGGCACGGGCATATTGAACGGCTTGTCGTCGTCCGCCCCGGTGATGCCGTCGGCGTGATTGGTTTTGTTCGCAGCGCCAAAACTGACGCTGACGTCGGAGAACTTGCTGATCAGCGCATTGCCCTGGGGATCGACCCACATCAGGTTCTGGTTGGCCTTGAAGTCGCCCGCTTCGTCATTGGTCTTGATGGGCGCGTCGGAATTGCTGTAGAAGCGGCGGCGTACCTCCTGCTCGAGCTGCGCGCGCGGCTTGAAGGCACTCATTCCCGCGTTGTTGGCCATCGCGTCGAACGCCACGTAGCGGCTTGCCATCGCGGTGGCATGGCTGATGCTCTGGTATTTGCCGATCAGCGGAATCAGCAAAAACAAGGGCACCAGTACCAGGGCGATGACGATGAACTCGGTGAGTGCCTGCCCGCCTGAATGCCGCAGGCCGTGCGGGACGAAGCGAGTGCGCGTCATTGGTCCCCCTTGTCGGCATTGACCGCGAAACCTCCACTGGCGTACGGTGCGAATACGTTATTGCCCACCATCGTGTCCAGGCTGGCGTCGACTGCCTTCAGTTCGAAGCCCTTCGGTGTACTGCTTTCCAGCAGCAGGCCGCCAAAGCCGTCGTTGTCCATAGCGCGCAGCGGCAGGAACGAACCGCCGATGGCGTAGCACAGCGTTGTCTGCTTGCCTCCCATAGTTTGCGTCCAGCTGTTGCAGCGTACACCGTGGATGGTTCGCTGCTGTCCCCGCACGGGAGCCAAGCCGGCGACTTTCTGCATCGACGCGGCGAATGCCGGGTTGCTTGCCATCTGCTTTATCAAGTCCGCAGGCGGCTTCGTGGTACTGCGCGGGGTAGGTGCGGCATCAGCGTGCCCACTGGTGTCGCACTCGCCGGAGGCGGTTTTCCTCACCAAGTCGATCTGGCACACGCCTTTGGATGACGCCAGCAGCGCCCTCTGATAAGGCTTGGACAACAGGCTGCAATCGCTGTTGTTGACAATATGCGTGGTGCCGCTGGTGTAGGTAATCAGGCGGTTGGCCGTGGTGTAGCGGTCTTCACGGGCAATGAGTACCCAGTCGGGCCATGCCGTGGGCGGACGCAATGTGACGCCGCTGTCCGCCAGCGACTTCATGCATGACTGGACACCCTGCTTCAATTCGGCCAGTGCCTTGGCGTTGCCTCCCTCGCCGCCGAAGTAGCCTTGCAGCCGGGCGCGATGCACCTTCACGGCTGCGCCACCGCTATAGGTGGCATGAGGCGCTACCGCTTTCAACACTGCGGTCTCGTATTCGGTGGTTGCGTGCGCCGGCCCCCAGTACAGGGCCAGCGGAATGCCGATTGTGACGGCCGCCGTCGCAAGTCGCGTTGTCTTCATGGTTGGCATCATGGATTTTGCAAGGCAAGCGCCGCGGCCTTGACGGCAGCGGAATTGCCGATCAGGTGCGCTTGCCAATAGGGGTTGAACAGGCTGGCCAATTCGGTTTTTCCATCGGTACGAGCGATCGGGCGCTCGAAAAATACTTCGGAACTGGAGACGGCGGCCATCACGTCCTTCGCCTCGGCACCGTCGAAGATCGCCATCTGGCCGGTCGGCTTGACCAGCGACGTACCCGACGACGTGCGCAAGTCGGCGCTGCCGCGCGTGAGGCGTATAGAGAACTTCAGGCGCACTTCCCGCTTGTCCTGATTGGAATGATTCGGCTTGTAGCCCAGCGCTGCCGTCGACAGCTCGTAGAAACTGGGCACACCGCTGTAGTACCAGTCGCCGCCGTTTTTCTTCGCGGATTGCTTGCCGTTGCCGAGCGCATAAGAGCGAATGGTCTTGCACTTCAGCTTTGGTATCCAGCCTGAAAGATCCCACTTCTTCTGTACCGCTGACAGGCTTGCCTTGTCATCTGCAATCCAGCTGTCGAAATTCTGCAACTTTGTATTCGAGTCGTGGCGTGCCGTGCCCATTGGGACAAACTCATTGCATCCCAAGCCCAAGGGATCGGGTGTCTTTTCCACCCAGCCCCGCTTCTCGACAAAATCGTCGCCGTACGCAGCAGCGACCTCAACTTCCTTGAATCGTGTGCGTTCGCTGCCGGAATAGCGCTTGATGATGGGGCCGCCGTCGAACAGCAGGTAGTTGTCCTGCAGAAGTGGCTCCACCTTGACCGGACCAAGCCCTGCATAGTTCGCGTCGGCGACTTGCTCCATCAGCTTCTTGCGCGCGGGCAGGAAGGCCACGAACGCCGCATCCTGCGCTGCCTGCAGCGCGAGCTTGGAAGCCTCGGTTCCGGCCACGACAGCCTGTGCGATGGGGTCGACAATTTCCCTGACTGGCGTGATGACGAAATCGCCATAGGCCAACACGCTGCAGACTCCAAAGTACTCGATAAGCCCCAGCCAGCCTGGGACCGAGTAGATGTATGGGGGATAGCAGTTCAGCGGAGCAACACGCTGGCTGTGCTGTTCAACGTATTCAAGCCATGACGATACGCTGACCATCTGAGCGATGGTCACCTCATTGGCGATCATCGCCCGATTGGTATACGCATCGAAATTCAACGCCCGCGCATGCATCACCGCGGCGCTGTACGCCACCGCGTCCGCAGTATTGACCAGCTTGGTCTTTTCAGCGCTGAGCTGCCCGGTGTTGAACATGAAAAACATCCCCGCCAGCCCGGCGACCAGTACGAACAAACCGAATATCAGCGCCTGGCCGCGTTGGCGGGCCAGCTGCGGAAATGCGCGGATGTTTGGACGGATGGCGGGCATGGCAGTGGGGAACAACGATTATTGCTTGCCGGTGGTCGACTGGTCGCCGAACGTCGACAGCGAGTTCTTGCTTGCATCTTTCGCGGCGGTAGCGGCCTTGCCGGCGGCGGTACCAGCCTGGGTGATCGCAGCAGTACCGTTGGTACCGGAAACCTCTTGGGCGATACCGGCCATCTGGTTACGGACGGTAGCACCGAACAGCTGGGTGACAGCGATGGCTGCCACAGCGATCAGGGCAACGATGATGATGTACTCGGTCATGCCCTGACCTTTTTGTTTGCGAAGTGCAGATTGTTTTGCAGCGAGTTTGTGCGAAATCATGGTGTTTCCCCAAAAGTGTCGAAAGAGACGGCACTTTAATCGATGAAACAGGCTTGAAATCTCGCAAAATGTCACAGTTGAAAAAATATAAAAAAATACATGGATTTTGGACTTTTGGTATCCACAAGTTGCTAATCTTGTGCTACCCTCCGACCCGGAAAAATTACAGCAACTCGTATTTTTCCAATTGGAAACAATGACTTATGGAAAAAATCGTCGACTCTTCATTACTGTTCTTTCGTGAGCAGCGAAATCCCCCGCGCGGACCTGTCCAGACAACTTATGTCACTTGCATAAACGGAGTGTTAATTCCCGGACACAATGATTGCTGACTGCGAATTTGCACTTTTCTCTCTTGAATATTCCGCTGTCCTACCAGCGGTGCTCCCCTTCTCCACATGACTCGTAGTACACGCCAGCGATCGGCAATGTGCCGCTCTCGCAATGCATGGCGTTGCAAGACATTGACCGACCGCGCGCTTTCAGAGTTGTGCAACGGCCTCACCGACAACTTGCCTGCTCGTGAAGAGATCGACCTGGAACATGGCCACTGCCTGTTTGCTGCGCAGTTGCATCGCTAACAATGCTTGCGTTACCGTTGGGCAGTCGAGACAGTCGAGGCCATGCAGCTTCGCCGCGAATTCGGTTAGTTGCATTTATATCGTGTGGACCGATGCAGTTCAGCTGTACGCATCGACCTGGAGATGTAGCCGCAGGGTACTCGTGGCGCCAGGGCGTCGCCTGATGCCGATGCCGTGTCGCCCATCGCAAGCCGGGTGAAACATTGAGCGTCAATATGTGCTTCAGAAGCACGACTACGAAAAGCAATCAGGCAGTGGCCATCTGGACCGGCAGGCACACCAGGTAATGGCGACTTGGCCCCTGCCCCAATTTGCGCTAACTTGATCCCGGTCGAATCATCCTCGCCCTTCTCCGGCAAGCAAGCCAACGAGCAAGGCAATTCCGCTCACTGCGCCCCGGTGGCCTGGTAAGCGCAGTTATACGAAATTCGCTTGCTTTCCGGATCGCCAGTCAGGCCTTCACCTTTGAATACCGCGAGCTGGTATTTGGGCGCGGCGAACATCTCAAGAACGCTCGGGTCGGGCGGAAGCGATGTCGGCGTCAAGCCTGATTGCTCG
Above is a window of Pseudoduganella dura DNA encoding:
- a CDS encoding TadE/TadG family type IV pilus assembly protein gives rise to the protein MFPTAMPAIRPNIRAFPQLARQRGQALIFGLFVLVAGLAGMFFMFNTGQLSAEKTKLVNTADAVAYSAAVMHARALNFDAYTNRAMIANEVTIAQMVSVSSWLEYVEQHSQRVAPLNCYPPYIYSVPGWLGLIEYFGVCSVLAYGDFVITPVREIVDPIAQAVVAGTEASKLALQAAQDAAFVAFLPARKKLMEQVADANYAGLGPVKVEPLLQDNYLLFDGGPIIKRYSGSERTRFKEVEVAAAYGDDFVEKRGWVEKTPDPLGLGCNEFVPMGTARHDSNTKLQNFDSWIADDKASLSAVQKKWDLSGWIPKLKCKTIRSYALGNGKQSAKKNGGDWYYSGVPSFYELSTAALGYKPNHSNQDKREVRLKFSIRLTRGSADLRTSSGTSLVKPTGQMAIFDGAEAKDVMAAVSSSEVFFERPIARTDGKTELASLFNPYWQAHLIGNSAAVKAAALALQNP